A region of Reichenbachiella carrageenanivorans DNA encodes the following proteins:
- a CDS encoding TatD family hydrolase, translated as MQLVETHAHIYSDKFKDDIVEVIERSREQGVEKIYMPNIDSESIDAMLELEHRYPGYCVPMMGLHPCSVDQNFEKELYVVEDWLNKRDFVAIGEMGTDLYWDKTYFAQQKEAFNIQSKWAIEKDRPIVIHCRESIDETIALVSDLKTEKFRGIFHCFSGSVDQANQIIELGFLLGIGGVSTFKNGGLEPVLEAIALDHLVLETDSPYLAPVPHRGKRNEPAFLELVADKIAAVKNITKDEVAKATTENAYRIFN; from the coding sequence ATGCAGTTAGTAGAGACCCACGCACACATTTATTCAGATAAATTTAAGGATGATATCGTTGAAGTGATCGAAAGATCGCGAGAACAAGGAGTGGAGAAAATCTACATGCCCAATATAGATAGTGAGTCTATTGATGCTATGTTGGAGCTCGAACACCGTTATCCGGGATATTGTGTGCCGATGATGGGCTTGCATCCATGTTCAGTAGATCAAAATTTTGAAAAAGAGCTGTATGTTGTAGAAGATTGGCTTAATAAGAGGGATTTTGTGGCTATAGGAGAAATGGGCACTGATTTGTATTGGGACAAGACTTATTTCGCACAGCAAAAAGAAGCTTTTAATATCCAATCCAAATGGGCAATTGAAAAAGATAGACCTATTGTAATTCATTGCCGTGAATCTATCGACGAGACGATTGCGTTGGTGTCTGATTTGAAAACCGAAAAATTCAGAGGTATTTTCCATTGCTTCTCAGGCTCTGTAGATCAGGCCAATCAAATAATAGAGCTAGGCTTTCTTCTGGGAATAGGAGGGGTGTCTACCTTCAAAAACGGTGGGCTAGAGCCTGTGCTAGAAGCGATCGCCTTAGATCATTTGGTATTGGAGACAGATAGTCCGTATCTTGCGCCCGTTCCGCACAGAGGCAAACGAAACGAACCTGCTTTTCTTGAATTAGTGGCTGATAAGATAGCTGCGGTGAAAAATATTACCAAAGATGAAGTAGCGAAAGCTACCACTGAAAATGCGTATCGTATTTTCAATTAA
- a CDS encoding asparaginase — protein sequence MAQTSKFKVVNIATSSEDPKSSILLIYTGGTFGMVYDEEGALAPFNFSLVLEKIPELHKLDLRLTVISFPEPVDSSNINVEQWKDMASILKDNYHQYDGFVILHGTDTMAYSASAISFMLKGVNKPIIFTGAQIPIGATRSDARENLITALEIASERNGDHAMINEVCLYFNYYLLKGNRAQKIRSSNFAAFESENYPYLAESGVEIVYNESFLKKFKDEELTYSPDLDSNVAILKIFPNISPAVVKGMLSIPGLRGVILESYGSGNTMNYDWFNDLLEDAINRGIVILNVSQCIGGSVIQGRYETSKKLTEIGVISGLDITTEAAVAKMMHLLGAEKSLDQVKKKLSIPIRGEMTI from the coding sequence ATGGCCCAAACCAGTAAATTTAAAGTAGTCAACATTGCGACCAGTTCGGAAGATCCCAAATCTTCTATCCTTTTGATATATACAGGGGGAACGTTTGGTATGGTGTACGATGAAGAAGGGGCACTAGCTCCTTTCAACTTTAGCCTTGTACTTGAGAAAATTCCAGAACTGCATAAGTTGGACTTGAGGCTTACGGTTATTTCGTTTCCAGAGCCTGTAGATTCTTCTAATATCAATGTGGAGCAATGGAAAGATATGGCTTCTATCCTCAAGGATAATTATCATCAGTATGATGGATTTGTAATTCTCCATGGGACTGATACCATGGCTTATTCTGCATCTGCGATTAGTTTTATGCTCAAAGGAGTAAACAAGCCTATCATTTTTACTGGTGCACAGATCCCGATAGGTGCTACCCGGTCGGATGCAAGAGAAAATCTGATTACCGCCCTTGAAATTGCTTCTGAGCGCAATGGTGATCATGCGATGATCAATGAAGTTTGTTTGTACTTTAATTATTATTTACTAAAAGGCAACAGGGCACAAAAAATAAGAAGTAGCAACTTTGCTGCTTTCGAATCAGAAAACTACCCCTATCTCGCAGAGTCTGGTGTAGAAATCGTGTATAATGAATCCTTTTTGAAGAAATTCAAAGATGAAGAATTGACCTACAGTCCAGATTTAGATTCAAATGTGGCAATATTGAAAATATTCCCGAACATTTCCCCTGCAGTAGTAAAAGGAATGCTAAGTATTCCAGGACTCAGAGGGGTGATTTTAGAATCTTATGGGTCAGGCAATACGATGAACTACGATTGGTTTAATGATTTGCTTGAAGACGCCATCAATCGAGGGATTGTGATACTTAATGTATCGCAATGTATCGGAGGCAGTGTGATACAGGGAAGGTACGAAACCAGTAAGAAATTGACAGAAATAGGAGTAATTAGTGGACTGGATATTACCACAGAAGCAGCTGTTGCGAAAATGATGCATTTGTTAGGTGCGGAAAAGTCTCTAGATCAAGTAAAAAAGAAACTTAGCATTCCCATACGGGGCGAAATGACCATTTAA
- a CDS encoding MotA/TolQ/ExbB proton channel family protein, translated as MKRLVILLMLTGVFTMSHLQTMAQDEVATEVASDSTDMVAEGDSTAVEEVAEEEIVEEVAPAEYEEVAVEEPGFHQIVKDQFIQGGWQFMGIVLLCLILGLAVAIERIITLNLATTNTKKLLEQVEGALNAGGVEAAKDVCRNTQGPVASIFVQGLMRMSEGVEMVEKSIIAYGSVEMGKLEKGMVWISLFISLAPMLGFMGTVIGMIDAFDAIAEAGDVSPALVAGGIKVALLTTVGGLIVAVILQLFYNYLVSKIDSLVNSMEDASISLVDILVKHSAK; from the coding sequence ATGAAAAGATTAGTAATTTTATTGATGTTGACTGGTGTGTTTACAATGAGCCACCTACAGACAATGGCACAGGATGAAGTAGCTACAGAAGTAGCCTCTGATTCTACTGATATGGTAGCTGAAGGAGACAGTACAGCCGTAGAAGAAGTAGCTGAAGAAGAGATAGTAGAAGAAGTAGCTCCAGCGGAGTATGAAGAAGTAGCAGTAGAAGAGCCAGGTTTTCATCAAATCGTGAAAGATCAGTTTATCCAAGGTGGATGGCAGTTCATGGGCATCGTATTGTTGTGTCTAATTTTAGGATTGGCTGTTGCCATCGAAAGAATTATCACTTTGAACTTAGCAACTACTAACACTAAGAAATTGTTGGAGCAAGTAGAAGGTGCTTTGAACGCTGGTGGTGTAGAAGCTGCAAAAGATGTATGTAGAAATACACAAGGTCCTGTAGCATCTATCTTCGTTCAAGGTTTGATGAGAATGTCAGAAGGTGTTGAAATGGTTGAGAAATCTATCATTGCTTACGGTTCTGTAGAAATGGGCAAATTGGAAAAAGGAATGGTTTGGATTTCACTATTCATCTCATTGGCTCCGATGCTTGGTTTCATGGGTACAGTAATTGGTATGATCGACGCATTTGATGCGATCGCTGAAGCTGGTGATGTATCTCCTGCCTTGGTTGCTGGTGGTATTAAAGTTGCACTTTTGACTACTGTTGGTGGTTTGATCGTTGCGGTTATCCTACAGTTGTTTTACAACTACCTTGTTTCTAAAATTGATTCACTAGTTAACTCTATGGAGGATGCTTCTATTTCTTTAGTAGATATCTTGGTTAAGCATTCTGCTAAATAA
- a CDS encoding polysaccharide deacetylase family protein, with amino-acid sequence MWRVPSKKKQVFLTFDDGPVGIATDFVLQTLKEFKVPATFFCLGQQVEAYPSLTQRIIAEGHLLGNHGYHHLDGWKISKQVYQDNLTKGNHAIRSVSGQDSLRFRAPYGHFRGRTSSVMWSLMSGDFDLQLTKEKCLNRLISLTRSGDIIVFHDHEKSHEKLKWVLPKYLKYCIDQGFQFELLPQEK; translated from the coding sequence TTGTGGCGTGTTCCCAGTAAGAAAAAACAAGTTTTTCTTACTTTCGACGATGGGCCAGTTGGGATAGCTACAGATTTTGTGCTCCAAACGCTGAAGGAATTTAAGGTGCCGGCTACCTTTTTTTGCCTGGGCCAACAGGTGGAAGCATATCCGTCATTGACCCAAAGAATAATAGCAGAAGGACACCTTTTAGGTAATCATGGCTATCATCATCTCGATGGGTGGAAAATTTCAAAGCAAGTTTATCAAGATAATTTGACCAAAGGAAATCATGCTATTCGATCCGTAAGCGGACAGGATAGTTTGCGGTTTCGTGCGCCCTATGGCCATTTTAGAGGCCGAACGTCAAGTGTGATGTGGTCGCTGATGAGTGGTGACTTTGATTTGCAATTGACCAAAGAAAAATGTTTGAATCGTTTGATTTCCCTTACGAGGTCTGGGGATATTATTGTTTTTCATGATCATGAAAAATCTCATGAGAAGTTGAAATGGGTGTTGCCTAAGTATCTGAAATATTGTATTGATCAAGGATTTCAATTTGAACTTTTACCTCAAGAGAAATGA
- a CDS encoding glycosyltransferase, giving the protein MATQSPFVSILIALRNEQNNVPALCQSLKSLTYPVGQFEILFGNDDSEDDTLEELKKHKPDQAKIFSYSNDDTGAYGKQRVLSALATQAKGTYVLFTDADMIFDPEWVQAMLIRADSKQALTVGLTKVDGEGWFAQMQNMDWLINECVLVFFSKLGVGLTAWGNNMLIAKSTYESIGGHSQLDPTIVEDVALLQRLKANGGQLVINTCPKAVASTKPELTWVALFHQRKRWMQGLSHASIWIWLAGFVKLLIWPSLLFLLLQSQVAWGLVALLLGSKYLVFNRITQLTKCHFSITHLLIFEIYELVFYFLTFAFYLFPTQIVWKGRKYQ; this is encoded by the coding sequence ATGGCAACTCAATCACCTTTTGTTTCCATATTGATCGCTTTGCGCAATGAACAGAATAACGTGCCAGCACTTTGCCAGAGTTTGAAGTCATTGACCTACCCAGTCGGTCAGTTTGAGATCCTTTTTGGGAATGATGATTCGGAGGACGATACGCTAGAAGAATTGAAAAAGCATAAGCCTGATCAGGCAAAAATATTTTCCTATAGTAATGATGATACTGGTGCTTACGGGAAGCAAAGGGTCTTGTCTGCTTTGGCGACTCAAGCCAAAGGCACTTATGTTTTGTTTACCGATGCAGACATGATTTTTGATCCAGAGTGGGTTCAAGCAATGTTGATTCGTGCGGACTCGAAGCAGGCATTGACCGTAGGGTTAACAAAGGTCGATGGTGAGGGTTGGTTTGCTCAGATGCAAAACATGGATTGGCTTATTAATGAATGTGTGTTGGTGTTTTTCTCCAAATTAGGTGTAGGGCTGACTGCATGGGGAAATAATATGCTTATAGCCAAATCAACCTATGAAAGTATAGGGGGACATAGTCAGCTCGATCCTACTATTGTGGAAGATGTTGCGCTGCTTCAGCGGCTGAAAGCTAATGGTGGACAATTGGTCATTAATACATGTCCGAAGGCAGTCGCATCCACTAAGCCAGAGCTTACATGGGTGGCGTTGTTTCATCAGCGTAAGCGGTGGATGCAAGGGTTGTCTCATGCCAGTATATGGATTTGGCTTGCGGGATTTGTCAAACTTTTGATTTGGCCTTCTTTGCTATTCTTACTGCTTCAGTCACAAGTAGCGTGGGGTTTGGTAGCTCTACTTTTAGGATCCAAGTATTTGGTGTTTAATAGAATAACTCAATTAACCAAGTGTCATTTTTCTATTACACACCTTCTGATCTTCGAAATTTATGAATTGGTTTTTTATTTCCTCACATTTGCGTTCTACCTGTTTCCAACCCAAATCGTTTGGAAGGGGAGAAAATATCAGTAG
- a CDS encoding ExbD/TolR family protein — protein MAKFKKSSGTTQEIPTAALPDIIFMLLFFFMVTTVLRETTIMVEQKLPKSTQLSKLERKSLVSYIYIGKPKRTAVYGVQPKIQVNDVFIEVKDVVRFVNQEKDKLSEVERDQITMSMKVDIDAKMGIVTDVQQEFKEANARKVLYSSSKRVD, from the coding sequence ATGGCAAAGTTTAAGAAAAGTTCAGGAACTACTCAGGAAATTCCAACAGCTGCATTACCAGATATTATCTTTATGTTGTTGTTTTTCTTTATGGTGACAACCGTATTGAGAGAGACAACAATCATGGTGGAGCAGAAGCTTCCTAAATCTACTCAGTTGAGTAAATTGGAACGAAAATCGTTGGTGAGCTACATTTATATTGGTAAACCTAAGAGAACAGCCGTATACGGTGTTCAGCCTAAAATTCAAGTCAATGACGTGTTTATTGAAGTGAAGGATGTGGTTAGGTTTGTAAACCAAGAGAAGGATAAATTGAGTGAAGTAGAAAGAGATCAGATTACCATGTCTATGAAAGTAGATATAGATGCTAAAATGGGTATCGTAACTGACGTTCAGCAGGAGTTTAAAGAAGCAAATGCGAGAAAAGTACTTTACAGTTCTTCGAAGAGAGTTGATTAA
- a CDS encoding ExbD/TolR family protein — MAKGKNRPAAEVNSGSMADIAFLLLIFFLVTTTIANDKGIAMLLPPKPDPNEPETDIKMHDRNIFKILANSNDQLLVEDEPMRDVTKLRPMVKDFVLNFGKPSADGRNLYNQLPATLRKHVNSSGRSASSSDEPGKAVVSFKADRGTSYELYIRVLDEVNAAYNEIYGERVGITAEEFLQLDKKDPEQKEMYDKARSGIPRAISIAEPNKIGG; from the coding sequence ATGGCGAAAGGTAAAAATAGACCTGCGGCCGAGGTAAACTCGGGTTCGATGGCGGATATTGCCTTTCTTTTGTTGATTTTCTTCTTGGTTACGACCACGATTGCAAATGACAAAGGAATAGCGATGCTTTTGCCTCCGAAACCGGATCCTAATGAGCCGGAGACAGATATAAAAATGCACGATAGGAATATCTTCAAGATATTGGCTAACTCTAATGACCAATTGCTTGTAGAAGATGAGCCTATGAGAGACGTTACGAAACTCAGACCAATGGTGAAAGACTTTGTCTTGAACTTTGGTAAACCGTCAGCTGACGGAAGAAACTTGTATAACCAGCTTCCAGCTACATTGCGTAAGCATGTAAACTCAAGTGGTAGAAGTGCAAGTTCTTCGGATGAGCCTGGCAAAGCAGTAGTTTCATTCAAAGCAGATAGAGGTACCAGTTATGAATTATACATTCGTGTATTGGATGAAGTCAATGCTGCTTACAATGAAATATACGGCGAGCGAGTGGGGATAACGGCAGAAGAATTTTTGCAATTGGATAAAAAAGATCCTGAGCAAAAAGAAATGTACGACAAAGCGCGATCGGGTATTCCTAGAGCGATATCTATTGCTGAACCAAATAAAATAGGAGGTTGA
- a CDS encoding PP2C family protein-serine/threonine phosphatase: MLQTKIIESNLKELELNALLEVTEAINNNLPEESLYKIYHFTLLANLKVKKLALFVESDDRWSCKVFFGVDAKVVGSIPVDRFEEEMKVKSLRQAECADFDHIIPVRHKNKLLALVFVGDVAEMEVGIKGSSATTFLEALTNIILVAIENKKLARQQLEQEAFRKELEIAKQVQNYLFPKDLPSLEAFEVAAYYQPHHNVGGDYYDYIQIDEGKFLLCIADVSGKGVPAALMMSNFQASLHTLVRQTNDLTTIVSELNHQIKISGNGEIFITFFAAIFCRAENTMQYVNCGHNPPWIEANGKDLFELTKGTTVLGMFDPLPFVEIGKIEQLDSFYLFCYTDGLNEAINPSEEEFGEGKILEVIEAGRDTKPNQLNQAMMDAVNSFRQGQEYRDDVTILSAKFKS; the protein is encoded by the coding sequence ATGCTACAAACCAAAATCATAGAATCGAATCTTAAAGAATTGGAATTGAACGCACTGTTGGAAGTAACAGAAGCAATCAATAACAACTTGCCAGAAGAGTCTTTATATAAGATTTATCATTTCACATTATTGGCTAATCTCAAAGTGAAAAAACTGGCCTTGTTTGTAGAATCCGATGATAGATGGAGTTGCAAGGTTTTTTTTGGGGTGGATGCTAAAGTCGTAGGTTCGATTCCTGTAGACCGATTTGAAGAGGAGATGAAAGTCAAATCGTTGCGCCAAGCAGAGTGTGCGGATTTCGATCATATCATACCTGTGAGGCACAAAAACAAATTGCTAGCTTTGGTGTTTGTGGGAGATGTTGCTGAGATGGAAGTAGGCATTAAAGGTAGTTCGGCTACCACGTTTTTGGAGGCACTGACTAATATCATATTAGTAGCGATTGAAAATAAAAAGTTGGCGCGCCAACAGTTGGAACAAGAAGCTTTTAGAAAGGAATTAGAAATTGCGAAACAGGTACAGAACTACTTGTTTCCTAAGGACTTACCAAGTTTGGAAGCCTTCGAGGTAGCAGCTTATTATCAGCCTCATCATAATGTAGGGGGCGATTATTATGATTATATTCAGATCGATGAAGGTAAGTTCTTGCTTTGTATCGCTGATGTATCGGGAAAGGGTGTGCCAGCTGCGTTAATGATGTCCAATTTTCAAGCCTCGCTGCATACCCTTGTTAGGCAAACCAATGACCTGACAACAATTGTGTCTGAACTTAATCATCAGATCAAAATTAGTGGAAATGGTGAAATATTTATCACGTTTTTCGCAGCGATTTTTTGTCGAGCAGAAAACACCATGCAATATGTGAATTGCGGACACAATCCGCCTTGGATAGAAGCCAATGGTAAGGATCTGTTTGAGTTGACTAAGGGCACTACCGTACTGGGTATGTTTGATCCATTGCCTTTTGTGGAAATAGGAAAAATAGAGCAATTGGACTCGTTCTACTTGTTTTGCTACACAGATGGGCTGAATGAAGCTATTAACCCTAGTGAAGAGGAGTTTGGTGAAGGAAAAATACTAGAAGTGATCGAAGCTGGTCGAGATACAAAACCGAATCAACTCAATCAGGCCATGATGGATGCTGTAAATAGTTTCCGACAAGGACAGGAATATCGTGACGATGTGACCATTCTCTCTGCAAAATTTAAATCGTAG